In Hemibagrus wyckioides isolate EC202008001 linkage group LG21, SWU_Hwy_1.0, whole genome shotgun sequence, the following proteins share a genomic window:
- the LOC131342830 gene encoding probable transmembrane reductase CYB561D1 → MRPGVEYSPVGEGLGMREYWLYACMRKVALVAAHCVALGFTALIGVLSRPGTSLFSWHPLCMSLGFCVCMTEGILLFSIEGSPCCFKSRKGKVRTHWVIQVLLLLFAAMGLGFMVASKRKSEHPHLQTWHSLLGVGTLVVTVLQAACGVCLLFPKLIRTVSVPRLRLYHATCGLVAYLLATVTITAALFSDWFQATVKGPIWYAFLLLPPFPALVVMNQITNTFLPKKKLTT, encoded by the exons atgcggcCAGGAGTGGAATACAGTCCGGTTGGTGAGGGTCTCGGGATGCGCGAATACTGGCTGTACGCGTGCATGCGCAAAGTCGCTCTCGTGGCCGCGCATTGTGTCGCTCTCGGCTTCACCGCGCTCATCGGCGTCCTGTCCCGACCGGGAACCA GTCTCTTTTCTTGGCACCCGCTCTGCATGTCGCTCGGG tTCTGCGTGTGCATGACGGAGGGGATCCTGCTCTTCTCAATTGAGGGTTCTCCATGCTGCTTCAAGTCTCGTAAAGGGAAGGTGCGCACACACTGGGTCATAcaggtgctgctgctgctgtttgcaGCCATGGGCCTCGGCTTCATGGTGGCCAGTAAGAGGAAGTCGGAGCATCCCCACCTGCAGACGTGGCACAGCCTGCTGGGGGTCGGGACGCTGGTGGTCACGGTGCTCCAGGCGGCCTGCGGCGTGTGCCTGCTCTTCCCCAAGCTCATCCGCACTGTTTCCGTGCCCCGGCTGCGGCTCTACCACGCCACCTGTGGTCTGGTGGCCTACCTGCTGGCCACCGTCACCATCACCGCCGCCTTATTCAGCGACTGGTTCCAGGCCACCGTCAAGGGGCCGATTTGGTACGCCTTCCTGCTCCTGCCTCCCTTCCCTGCGCTAGTGGTGATGAATCAAATCACAAACACCTTCCTGCCTAAGAAGAAGCTAACCACGTAA